In Paludibaculum fermentans, the genomic stretch CACGGCATGGCCTGCCGTTCCTCCGCCTGCGCCAGAAGCACCGGGCGGCGGAGGCTCCACAGAACCAATAGCACGGCATGAAGACCGAGTAGGATCTTGAAGATAGCAGGGCCGGAGGTGAGCGACCCGGGTGCGCGGCCGAACAGGGCCTCCAGCGCGGAGCCGGGCGTCAGAACCGCTGCCAACAGCAGGAGCAGCCCGATGCTGAGTACCCCGCGTTTCACTGTGGTGGCTCGTGTTCATGGGGATGCGACTGGCGCGTCAGCAGTCCCCAGGCTTCGCCCAGGCACCATGGCGTGGCGAACAGCAGCATCGCCGGCATACAACGCAGCCAGGTGAAGAATCCTCGGCCGGTGCGAACGGCACGGATCCCCGGCCGCAGTACGAGCAGAGGCGTAATGAGCGGCACGGCCAGGATGTAAACCCAACGCATCCAGGAGGATACCCAGTGAGCGCGGGCCGCGCCGAAGATCCGGCCCCAGGCGAAGCGCTCAGACATCATGGCCTGCACGTCGATGGGGCCGCGGTCCTGGTAGACCAGGATGCGCGGGGTTTGCCACAGCGTATGCCCCCGGCGCAGGAGTTCCCAGTTGACCGTCACCTCGTTATAACGATCGGTCCAGAGGTGCCGGACTTCCTCGAGCGCCGCACGTTTATAACCGGTGTTGACGTCGGTGAGGTAGTTGGCCGGCCCCTCCGGAAGCGGCAGTTGGTATCGCCCGAAATCCAGCAGAAAGACCGCCCAGTTGAAGACGTTGTGGTGCCTGTTCTCGACAGCCCCGCCGATGGCGGCGTGCGGCAACCGGTGCGCCTCGAGAACCTGGTCGCACCAGTCTGGGGCCGGAGCCCCCCAATCCTGTACTAAGGCAATGACTTCGCCCCGGGCAGCCTTCAGCCCCTGCGAAGCCCTGCGGTCAAACAGTTCATGCCGCGCCGTGACGGTCCCAGGCTTGGATTGTGTGAACGCATGGCCCAGATCCAGAAATTGGATCTCGGGAAAGCGGGCCTGAAACCGGTCCATGCCCTGCATCGAGTCGTCGAACGGCAGGATGACCTCGACCGGCTTACCCAGGGTTTGCGGCACGAGCGCCTCCAGACACCGGGAAAGTGTCTGCTGGTCACCCACCACGGCCACAACGACGGAGAGCCGGATCACTGCCTGCAATCGCTTTCCGATTCCTGAGCGGGCAGCGCGGCGCCGGGACCTGCTGGAGCCTGTGGTGTTCGCATGAAGCTCCCCATTTTCTCACGAGACGGCTGCGTGGCGACGGCCCATGCGGATGGCCTAAATCCAGCTTGAAAACAGAAGATTGAGGCAGCATAATCTCAGCTACTCCATACTGGATCGCTAGCGACAGAAAGACAAATCCATGAAACGATTGCTTTACATCTTCACCTGCCTGGGCCTGCTCAGCATGAGCGTGCCTGTTCAGGCTGCATCGGAGAAGGAAACAAAGGAAGAGAAGGACGCGCTAAAAGCCTGCGCGCAGATGGTGCTCTCCGGTCTGCGGAAGGTCGCCGACGTCCGCGACGCGCGATTCCTCGGCAAAGTCCAGGAAGATACAGCGCTCTGCCGGGGTGGCCAGAAGGCCCTGCAGTTCCGCAACACGCCCTGGGTCGACTGGTCGAACTACTGGGGTACGGGCGACATGTCCACGCGGCTGCCCGGTCTCATCTTTAAGGACGCACCAGGGAAACGCGGAGTCCGAGGCGCGCTGATGGACCTGGAGTTCCAGCGCATCGAACTGATCAAGTTCAACCTGTTTGAAAACAGTGGCACCTACAAGGAGTACGTCCTGGGTCGTGACGGAGTGGGCGGACCCGCGCTCAAACGTTGGGACGCCATGCGTCTACCGGCCTCCAGCCCGTTCTTTGCGGCCGTGGGCGGCGAGGGTCAGCAGGTCTGCAAAGGCGACCTGACCCGGGCGCGGACGCTCACCGGGATCTGCAACGACGTGGTGAATCCGGCGATGGGCTCCGCCGGGCAGCTCTTTGCCCGCAATGTTGAGTTTGAGGCGACATTCCCTGACCTGAGTTCCGACCAACTGGCAAGGAACCGCCATGGCGACCGCCTGGGCCTGCTGAAGCCGGATCCGCAGGTGATCAGCCGCAAGCTGTTCACTCGCCCCCAGAGCAATCCCGACGCCTGCCGCGAGGGCTTTGGCATGCCCGGGATGCCCGTCGATGCCAACTGCGACTACAAGAAGGCTCCGTTCTTCAATGTCCTGGCCGCCTATTGGATCCAGTTCATGACCCACGACTGGTTCTCGCATATGGACGAGGGCCACAACGCACAGGAATACATGAAGGTCGGCTGCGAATCGCAGAAGGTGAACGGCGTGGAGACACCGCTGACCGAGGAGGACGCCAAACGCCTGGGCTGCCGTCCCGACGACCGCGTCGACAAGGGCTTCGTCGCCAACGACGCGGCTCCGGAGAAGTTCACCAGCGGCAGCCGGGAGTACATGACGCGCGCGCCCAAGGTGATGGCCAACAACAACACCGCCTGGTGGGATGCGTCGCAGATCTACGGCTATGACGAACGCTCGCAGAAGCGCGTGAAGCGCGATCCGGCCGACCGCGCCAAGCTCCTGCTGGTTACCAACAGAGGCAAGCCCGGCTACCTGCCCGTCTTCGACGCCAACGATCCCATCAGTCCGCAGTGGACCGGCCAGGAGACGGCGGCCTTCCCCGACAACTGGACCATCGGCCTCAGCTTCCTGCACACGGTCTTCACGCGCGAGCACAACGCGTTCGTCGACGAGTTCCGCAAGCTGGCGGCGAAGAAGCCGAATGACGATTCCGGCCTGCGCAATCCGGCCGACCCGAAGAAGAAGATCGCCTACAAGGACGTCACGCCGGACGAGCTGTTTGAATGCGCCCGGCTGGTGGTGGCAGCGGAAATCGCCAAGATCCACACCACGGAGTGGACGCCACAACTGCTCTACGACGAACCGCTCTATGCCGCGATGAATGCCAACTGGAACGGCCTGCTGGGCAGCGGCGGCGGCGACGTCTCCAAGGTGCTGAACGACATCGTCACGAAGAACTTCGGCAAGTCCGACGACGTGAAGAAGGCGACCTCCTGGTATTCGGTCTTTGCCAGCGGCCCGGGCATCTTCGGACTGGGTAGCAAGGTGAGGGGCTACGACATGACGAAGCCGGAGTTTCTGAACGGTGGCGTGAATCACTTCGGCTCGCCGTTCAATTTCCCCGAGGAGTTTGTCACGGTCTACCGGCTGCACCCGCTGCTGCCGGACCTGATCGAATACCGCGAGCTCGACAAGGATCCCAACAAGATCGCCAGCAAGATCCCGATTATCGAGACGTTTGAAGCCAAAGCAACGCCCATGATGGACGAGCGCGGAGCCGCCAACTGGGGTCTCAGCCTGGGCCGCCAGCGCCTGGGCCTGCTGACACTGCAGAACCATCCGCAATTCCTGCAGAACATCACATTGAGCCGCCTGGACAGTCCAACCAAGAAGCTCGATCTGGCTGCGCTCGACCTCATCCGCGATCGTGAACACGGCGTTCCGCGCTTCAATGAGTTCCGCCGCCAGTACGGCCTGCGTCAACTCACCAGCTTCGACGACTTCGCCGACGCGCATCTGCCGGCCGATTCGCCGGAGAAAGCCGAGCAGCTCAAAATGACCGCGCTGCTGCGGGAAGTCTACGGGCAGCACGTGTGCGATGCCTCGAAGGTGATCACCGATGCGCAGAAGAACGAGGACGGCACGCCGATCAACGACTGCCTGGGCAAGCCGAATGGGACGACTGTCGACAACATCGAGGATGTCGACACGGTGGTGGGCTGGCTGGCGGAATACACGCGGCCGCATGGCTACGCCATCTCGGAAACCCAGTTTGTCGTGTTCATCCTGAACGCCTCGCGGCGTCTCTTCAGCGACCGCTTCTTTACCTCCAGCTTCCGGCCCGAGTTCTATACGACGCTGGGTGTCGAGTGGGTGAATCACAACGGACCCGGCGGCGAGGTCATGGAAAAAGGTGAGCCGAATGGGCACAAACAACCCGTCTCGCCGTTCAAGCGTGTGCTGCTGCGTACGGTGCCGGAATTGGCGCCGGAGCTCAGCAATGTCGTGAATGTGTTCGATCCGTGGAATCGCGATCGCGGCTCCTACTACACCCTGGAGTGGAAGCCGCGTCCCGGAGCCGAGCAGGATCCGGCGTTTAGCAAGCCGTGAACGCGGCTGTTCCCAACCTGCGGTGGACGGCTTCTGCGACCAACCCGAAGCCGTCCACACGGAACTCCCTTTGGGCTGGAGCTACAGGATCAACGATCCTGCGCCAGCAGCCGCACGGGTCCGAATAAGCCGGAGCGTAGCGGCTCGAGCTCCGTCCAGGGCCGCTGGCCGGAGGTAGTAATGTTGGTACTCGTGATGCGCTGGGCGGCCGGCAAATGCGAATCACCCACCAGCCGGTTGTACCAGGTGTTCGTCACCTCGACTACCAGTTCGTTCGCACCGTCCTTCATGGCGGCGGTGCAATCGGCCTGGAAAGGCGCCGTCCACAGGACGCCCAGTGATTTGCCGTTGAGCCACGCTTCGCCGATGGTCCAGAGATCGCCGAGATCGAGCAGGACCTTCCCCGCTTTGCCGGCCGTGCCCGCAGGCACCTGAAAGGCCTGGCGGTAGCGGGCTGAGCCGGAGAAGAACTTCACGCCGGGGTCGGTGCTGGCTGTCCACGAATCCAGGCTGGTCATTTGGACGGACGCGGGTGCTCCGAGCTCCTTCTCGAACTCGACGGTCCAGGGTCCACCCAACCCCATCAACTCGCGCGGCGCGGGTGCAGGTACAGCCGTGACACCGGCCTTGGCGGGCCTCCGGAATATGACGAAGGTGGAGCCATTGCGGTCCAGCGCGAGCGGGACATCGACGGACTGCGAGGCTGCGGTGTAGCTGGGTGCGTCCGAGATCGAGGCAGAGACGGGATCCCACAGTTCCGGCACGCGTTGCGGTACGCGGAACTTCGCGGCCGCTTTGACGGGTGCGGTGGTCGTGTTGCGCACGAAGTAGATATCCGCATCGGCCGTGCGGCGATGTGTGAAGTCGAGGGTCGAAGGCGCGGTGAAGTCGGGGGCGATCTTCATGGCGCTGAGAACATCTTTTACGGGCTTGCCCCAGATCACGCGGCCTTTGCCGTGGACGCGCTCTCCGGCGGCCGGAATCGCTCCGGCGCCCCAAAGTTGGTCAGCCAGCGCACGGACCTTCGAGTCGCTCTGGGGATAGCCTTCCAGCCCCACGGCATGGCTTGGCTTCGGCCCCAGCACGGTGGCGCCTGCCGCTACCAACTGCTCGATCTTCGCGAGCACCGCAGGGTGCGCCTCGACGGAATCCGGCAGCACGAGCAACGCGTAACTGGGTCCGTTCGGCACCGTCAACCGGCCGTCCTTTACGCTGAGCCGGTTGAGGATCACGTCGGAGTTCGTGACGTCGTAGTCGTAGCCCGCCGGATCGAGTTGGCGCGGCGGAATGAACTTATAGCCGCCGTCGCCATAGTAGTAGAGGATGTCGGCCACGAAGTCGCCGCGCTGCAGCAGGTACGACGAGCGGGCGAGATAGTCGACGAAGGGCCGGGCCTTCGGCCACCATGTGACGTTGCGATTGATGTGCGTACCGGCGACATAGGCCCAACCGGGCTTGCCGGCCTGCGGAGCGTTGTGAGCCCACGTGTGCCACACGAAGTGATTGCCGCCCTCGACGAAGACGCGATCGGCGCTCCACTTGATGTCCTGCGGCCCTTCGCGCCACTCTTCAAAAGAGGTGAAGGACTCCAGGTTAACGCGGGGCTTGTTGTAGAGGTGTCCCGCGGAAGCGGTCTCCTTCACCACCCACAAACCGCTCACATCGGGCCACCAGGGCCAGAACTCGCCCTGGATGTCATCCACCGCATTGTTGGCGGCCAGCGCGTCAACCGGCACGTTGTGAATGGGCGGTCCGGGTCCGCCTGCCTCGGATTTGATCGTGAGACCCGCCTTGTGGGCGGACTCGCGCGCGGCCACGTAATAGGCGTCGATCAGGACCTCGCTGAGGGTCTTGCGGTAGTCAAAGAGGAATCGCTCGGTCTGGTCTTCGGTCCCGACGCGCGCTCCCAACACCGCGGGCAGATAGGGCTCCATCGCATAGCCGCGCCGCCGCTGGAATTCCTGGGTAAAGGTGGGGGACCACACCGGACCGCGCACCTCGTAGCTCGCCAGATAGAGATTCCCAATGCCGCTCTTGCTGAGGTCGCCGAAGGTTTCGCGCAACCGGGCGATGACGTAATCCATGTGGGCGCGCGTCGCTTCGGCGCTGAGGTGATCCGTGGCCCAACCGTCGGAGTTCGGACTCGGGACCTTAAGCCGCTCTCCGGTGTTCATGCAGACGAAGCGGAGGATCGTCCAGTGGCCGGGGGGCGCGGTCCACTTCAAGTGCCCCTGGGCGTCGACTTGCGCCGTGACATTCACCAGCTCAGTGGCGGAATTGAACAGGAAAGGCGGCAGACCCGCGGAGGCGAACACTCCGCCCGGCCCAGTGGTGCTGGCGTCGTTGATGTTGTCGACATTCCAGGCGCCGTCGTAGCCCAGCGGCGTGGGTCCACGCAGCACCAGGGCGCCGTTGCTGTACCGATTGGCGGCGCGCGCGGCGGCAACGTTCAGTCCTTCATCGTTGAACAGCGAGAATTCGCCAAGAGTCCATCGCGGCCTGGCCGAGTCGTGCCCACTCAGCAACCGCAACCGGATGTACTGGGCACGCGTCCCAGCAGGCAGGGCGAACTTCTTCGGACCCGGACCAGGCTCTAGCGTCCCGCGCAGAACTTCGTGGAATTCTTCATCGCGCCAGCCCGTAGTGGAGACCGCCAGGCTGAATTCCTTCGTCGGGGTCATGGTGGCAGCCAGGTCCGCCGGAGCCTTGGCGTCACCGTTGTCGAGCACGGCCTCTTTCAGGGTGTGGATGCGGTTCGGCTCCAGCCGCAGCACCAGTTCATGGCCCGGGCTCCGTTTCGCGTCGCGCACAGCCAGCACGGCGACATCCTTCCAGAAGGCGGGCTTTCCGTCGGGGCCCTTGGGCGCGGCCGGGGTCGCCATCGGAAACGGCAGCAACACGTCGACGGCTTTGCCGCCCTCCACTGTGGTCTCCGTCGGATAGAGCCCCATGCTGGCGTGGCGCGGCTCAATCCAATGGCCGCCCAGATCCCAGCTACTGATGACGGAGATGTCGACGGGCAGGCCGAGGGAGCGAGCCTGGTCCACCGACTTCTTCATCTGCCCCATCCACTCCGGGCTCAGGAATGCCGGGCCCGCCGGCGGACGCGCATTCCTGTCTCCGCCCGCGCCCATGTCGAACAGCAGCAGCCCGCCGAAGCCCATGTCCTTCATGGCCTGCAGGTCTTTCTGGGCGGAGGGGGGATCGACGAAGCCGTTCATCCAGAGCCAGTAGACATCGGGCCGGGCCATGGGTGGCGGATTGCGGAAGCCCTGCTCCAGCGAAGGAGCCGGCTGCGTCTGCGCCCACATCGCCGCGGCGGAAAGGGCGCTCAATACAAACAACGGAGATTTCATACGTGGTTCTCCCGGGAACTACGGTCAGCCAGCCGAGACACGGCTACACAATGACGTGTTCAATACCGAGGGCTGTGGCGATGCGCGCCAGGGTCTGCGCTCGATGCCCGATGCCCAATGCAAAGTGATGCGTTGGGCCGGCGGCCACCCAACGCTTGAGAAACGTTCGCACGTCGGGCTCAAAGAACCCGCGCGTATTCGTATTGCCGGTGGCGGGGATGGGACCGTCCACACTTTGGCCTTCCGCCAGCACAAATTTGAAGCGGCCCTGCGCGGTAAGCCCGATGCTCAGCATCGTGATGGGCCCGTCCTTGATGCGGAACTCCACGCTGGCGCCATTGCCGGGCTTGCCATGATACTTGGTCAGGCTGCGCAGCACGGGCTTGCCGTCCGCAATGTTGATGTGGTGCGGGCCGTCGTGGCCCACCAGGACAAAGCCTTCCTTGAAGTCGATGGGATGGAACTCGGCGAAGCTGCCGCCGATGTCGATGCGGTCCATCAGCAGCATGGCCAGGCACGTCTTCAGATCGGACTCGCCGCACATCGGGAAGCCGGCAGCCGTCAGCAGCGAGTTGCCGACGATCAGGTTCGTCACAATCGTGCGTAGTTCGCTGCCGGGCTCACCCTCGTAGTAATAGGCGAGTCCATCGAGTTCGTGGTGCTCGACAAACTTATCCAGGGTGACAGCCACACGCGCGGCCGTGGTCAGGTGCTCGTCCGACAGGCGGCGTGTCAGCGGATCGGAACCCGGATCCGGCGTATCGAACAGCTCCAGGATCTCCTGCCGTTTCTCATCGATCTCTTCCCCTGTGACGTCGCGCGACAACCGCAGCAGATCGTCGGCTTCGGTTTGAACAATGTGGCAGCCGAAGGCCGCGGTGAGCGCGGTCTGGTCGGTCTGCATGTCCAGCATGTGCTCGATGGGATGGCCGAAGTGGCCGATGCGGGCGCGGCGAGCCGAGTTCAGCGCCATGGCAACATCGCACCAGTCGGCGATCTCGGCATCGGCTTGGGGGTCGTTCTCCAGCGTGCCGAGGATCACCTCCGGGGCGGGCTTGCCCATGCGGATAGCCACGCCGGTAAACTCCGGCACTGAGCAGAAATCGTCGTTCACCAGTTGCATGTACGTGGTGGCGTTCGCGTAATCCAGTGCCGCCAGCGGCTGCAGCGCCACCAGCACAATGGGCACGTCCAGACTCCGCACGATAATGCCGAACGTGGCCGAGGTGGCGTAGGTGACCATGTCGCAGAACACCAGGTCGAGGTCGGCGGCCTTTAGCCGGGCGGCCAGTGCGTAGGCGTCCTGCGCCTTATCCACTATGCCGAAATTGACGACCTCCACCCGATTGGCCTGGATCTTGCTGTCCAGAATATTCAGCTTGTTGTGCAGCTCATCCAGCAGGCCGGGAAACTGTTTCCAATAGACATGGTAACCGACTCCGAAGAGGCCGACCCGCGCGGTGCGCGGCTTGCGGCGAGGGACTCTCATGCGATTTCTCCTAATGCGGCATGGGGCCGCGGGCGGTGTCCGGAGGCAAGCACGACCCACGCAATGGGGTACAAAATGGCGGACACCAGAAAAACAGGTGCGAACGAGTAGTGGTCGATGACGGGACCAGTCACCAGGTTGGAGAGCATGGCGGCGATGCCGCCGCACGTGCCGGTCAACCCGACAGCGGTGCCCACCTCGTGAGGCGCCACTGTGTCGCCGATCAAGGTAATGAAGTTGGCGATCCACACGCCGTGCGCCATCATCAGCAGTGACATCAACCCGATGGCGATGGGCGCCGTGGGCGCGGACGAGGCCAGCCAGGAAGCCGGTGTGACCACCGCGGCGATCAGCATCATGGTCATGCGTGCGCGCCGCGGCGCCCACCCGCGCGTCACCATGACGTCGGACACCCGCCCCGCGGCGATGTTGGTGATGCCCAGTGCGAAGAACGGGATCCAGGTGAGCGAGCCGATTGCGTCCAGCGACAGACCGCGCTCGCGGGACAGATACTGCGGAATCCAGAACATATAGAAGTAGAAAACAGGGTCGAAGAAGAACCGCGCCAGCAACAGGCGCCGCACTTCGGGCCGGGCCAGCAGTGAACCGAAGCTGACCTTCTCCGCCGAGCGTCCCACGGGTCTGGGCAGTTCGACTCCGCGGAACGCGAACAGCCAAGCCGCCAGCCAAAGCAGCCCAATCAGCGCGGTACCGAGGAAGGCGCCGCGCCAGCCCAGGGAACCCGCAGCCCAGGCTGTCAGAGGCGGGGCGATGACGGCCCCAAACGCGGATCCACCATTCGCAAAGCCCACGGCCAGGGCGCGCTGCTCCGGTGCGGTCCATTCCACCGCGCCCTTGGTGACGGCGGGGAAGCAGGCTCCCTCGCCGACCCCGAGCAAGAATCGCGATGCGCCCAAGGTCCAGGCTCCAGTGGCCAGTGAGTGGGCCGCGCTGGCCAACGACCAGAGGCCCACCGACAAGGCGAGCCCCAGCTTCGTGCCCACGCGATCCATCAATCGTCCACCCAGCGAGAACATCACCGTGTAGCTGAGCACAAAGGCGAACACCACGCGCGAATACTCCGTATTCGACATGCGGAAATCCGCCATCAGCTTCGGCGCCAGGACGCTGAGCACCTGGCGATCCAGGAAGCTAAGCGCCGTGGCACAGAACAGGAGCCCGCACAGCAGCCAGGCTCGGGCTGGGGTCATGGGTTTCAGAAGTAGAACCTCAGGGCGAACTGCAGGATGCGCGGGCCGCGCGCCGCCGTGAAGGCTCCAAAGTTGGTATTCACCTGGTTGCCGGAAGCGTCGAAACGCGCCGTCGTGTCCAGGCCGCTGAATTGCGTGTGGTTGAACAGGTTGTACGCTTCGGCACGGAACTGCAGCTTCATCGACTCCCGGATGGGGAAGTCCTTGAACAGCGACATGTCGAAGTTGTTCACGCCAGGCCCGCGGATCTGTGTCGTGGCCGAGTTGCCCACCGTGCCGACCGCCGGCCGCGCGAACATCTCCGTCTTGAAGTTCCGGGCAAAGGTCCGCTCGCCCTTGGGCAGCACCGCGTCGCCCAACACCACAACGCGCGCCCCCTGTGTGGCCGAGCCCGTGATGTCCAGCGAGTTCGTGGTGGCGTAGCCGATGCCCAGCGGAGATCCGCTGATGAAACTGGTGATGCCCGAGAGTTGCCAGTCTTGCAGCGCATATCTGGCGACGCGCGATTGCACGGGCACCTTAGGCAGGTTCCAGACCCAATCCAGCTTGAAGATGTGTGTGCGGTCGAAGCTCGCCAGGCCGTAGTTCCAAACCCGGACCGGCACCTGGACGCTGACGCCCGTGGTGTCGAAGTCGGCGTAATCCATCGCCTTCGACCACGTCCACGATAGACCGAACTGCACGCTTTGCGTGAAGCGGCGGCGCGCCGTCACCTGTAGGGAGTGGTAGTTGGACGAACCGGCCGGCTCGCTCAGCAGGACGTCGTTGTAGCCCTTCAATGGCCGCAGGAACGCCGAGGCGAGTGGCGTGGAGGGATTCGAAGGATCCGCGTTCGCCGCCTGGAAGTTGGCGCCGAGCGGGATGGGATTCAGATTGCGGCGCCAGAGCAGATTGCGCCCCAATGACCCGATGTAGCCGACATCGACCACGGTCTTGAAGCCAATGTCCTGCTGCACACTGAAGCTGTAGTTGATCACCTTCGGCAGCTTGTCGGTACGGTCCAACCCGTTCACGCTCTGCGGGAACGTCGCACCTGACGACGAGAGCAGCGACCCGATCGTCGAATAGTACACGGTTGGATTGCTGACGATCGGCAACTGCGATGAGAACAGAGTGTAGTTGTCCGACATGTTGGGCCGATTGTAGAACATGCCGATGCCGCCGCGAACCGCGGTCTTTGCATTGCCAAAGACGTCATAGGCGAAGCCGAGCCGCGGACCCACACGCAGCCCATAGGTATCGATCAGTGAGCGCGGATACCCGCCTTGTCCCGAAACCGCCATCCCGTCCGCCGCGTCGCCGGTGCCGGGAGCAATCGCTCCGATCAGCGCGGCCGGATAGGTGACGCCCGTTACGGGATGAACACCGGCTCGAACTCCGTTCACCCGCGTGGGCTGGATCAACTGGACAGCCTTCGCCGGATCATACAGTTCGGAGGAGAAGGACGACAGCTTATCCGTCGACATATAGATAGGCACCAGGTAGTGGAAACGGACGCCCAGTTCCAGCGTCAGCCGCCGCGTAGCGCGCCACGAATCCTGGGCGAACCACTCCACCGCATGCTGGCGGAAGTGCAGATACACGCGGCTCGACGGCTCTGTATACGTGCTGAACACACCCAGCGCGGCGTTGGAATACGCATACCCCGTATTCAACGGGTTGTTCGTATCGTTCGCGAAGCTGAACGCCCCGGCGAAGTTGCCGTCGCCATTCGCGCCCTGGTAGTTCCGCTCAATCATGATGCCGGCCTTCAGTGTATGCGCACCCAGCGTTTTGGTGAGATTATTCGTCAGGTTGAACGCCTGCAGGTTCTGCTGGAACGGGAAACGGCCTTCCATGAAGAGCGATGCCGCGTTCGTCACGCCCCCAAACGTTGCGTTGGGAATGAAGTTCAGGGGATTGGCCGAAGGGCTGAACTGCGCCGCGGTATACCCGGCCGCCGCGCGCGTATTCCGCTTCACCTCATCGTCCGTGGCGCTGTTGCCTTCCGGCCTCCGCGTGAAGCCCAGGCTCATTTCGTTGATCAGCGAGGGGCTGAGGATCCCCGTATAGCGCAGCACGTAGCCCTGTCCGCGCAACTGGTAGGTCTTCACAATCTGCGACCAGTTCGCGCCCGTGTTCGTCAGCACGCCGTACCCGCCCGTCTGCCGGTCAAGGAACGACGCGAACGTGAACGCCAGCGTATGTTTCGGCGTGAGGTTGTAGTCCATGCGCAGGTTCTCCATGCGCAGCGGCGTGTCATTCACGCTCTGCTCCACATAGTTATACCGGCCGGCCGAGATCCCGCGATCGTTGAAGTTGGGCATCGGAAACACCTTCATCAACGCCAGTCCGCTGGAATCCAGCCGGTTGGCCGGGATCACATTGCCCGGGAACTGCGCCTTGGTGTTCGGATCGATGACGCTGATCAGCTTGTTGTTCAGATCCACCGACTGCGAGAAATCGCCAGTCCGCTCCAACGCCGTCGGCACCGTCAACTGCCGTACCGCCTGGCTCACCTTCAGCGGCCAGAACTCCTGCGACCAGAAGAAGAACAGCTTGTCCTTGTTCTTGTTGAAGCCCCCAGGCAGCACCACCGGGCCGCCGATGTTGTAGTTCCACGTGTTGTAGCGATACCGCTGCTTGGGCGTGCCCAGACGATTGTTGAAGAAGTTGTTCGCGTTGAACTGCTCGTGCCGCTTGAAGTACGAGCCCAAGCCGTGGAAGTCCTTCGCGCCAGACTTCGTCACCAGGTTGATCGTCGCGCCGGAGCTCCGCCCATACTCCGCCGGATAGTTCGTCAACAGCACCTTCACCTCGGCGATGGCATCCTGGCCCAGCGTGACCGACGA encodes the following:
- a CDS encoding MFS transporter, which gives rise to MTPARAWLLCGLLFCATALSFLDRQVLSVLAPKLMADFRMSNTEYSRVVFAFVLSYTVMFSLGGRLMDRVGTKLGLALSVGLWSLASAAHSLATGAWTLGASRFLLGVGEGACFPAVTKGAVEWTAPEQRALAVGFANGGSAFGAVIAPPLTAWAAGSLGWRGAFLGTALIGLLWLAAWLFAFRGVELPRPVGRSAEKVSFGSLLARPEVRRLLLARFFFDPVFYFYMFWIPQYLSRERGLSLDAIGSLTWIPFFALGITNIAAGRVSDVMVTRGWAPRRARMTMMLIAAVVTPASWLASSAPTAPIAIGLMSLLMMAHGVWIANFITLIGDTVAPHEVGTAVGLTGTCGGIAAMLSNLVTGPVIDHYSFAPVFLVSAILYPIAWVVLASGHRPRPHAALGEIA
- a CDS encoding TonB-dependent receptor, producing MYSRLRRPAAALLLLAASALLCMAQTITGSIVGSVVDPSGLSVVDADVSVVHVATGVARQLKSDERGDFTFGSLQPGQYTLTVTAAGFKSLVKQQIMLSAAETLPVGRIALEVGAIADKVTVTAEGVAVQVASSERASVIANSQLEGLLTKSRNAMSLLSLMPGVVDGGSIGDTERMDRNFDIYVQGNRRSTNTVTMDGMVTNPMGNNFNSSVTLGQDAIAEVKVLLTNYPAEYGRSSGATINLVTKSGAKDFHGLGSYFKRHEQFNANNFFNNRLGTPKQRYRYNTWNYNIGGPVVLPGGFNKNKDKLFFFWSQEFWPLKVSQAVRQLTVPTALERTGDFSQSVDLNNKLISVIDPNTKAQFPGNVIPANRLDSSGLALMKVFPMPNFNDRGISAGRYNYVEQSVNDTPLRMENLRMDYNLTPKHTLAFTFASFLDRQTGGYGVLTNTGANWSQIVKTYQLRGQGYVLRYTGILSPSLINEMSLGFTRRPEGNSATDDEVKRNTRAAAGYTAAQFSPSANPLNFIPNATFGGVTNAASLFMEGRFPFQQNLQAFNLTNNLTKTLGAHTLKAGIMIERNYQGANGDGNFAGAFSFANDTNNPLNTGYAYSNAALGVFSTYTEPSSRVYLHFRQHAVEWFAQDSWRATRRLTLELGVRFHYLVPIYMSTDKLSSFSSELYDPAKAVQLIQPTRVNGVRAGVHPVTGVTYPAALIGAIAPGTGDAADGMAVSGQGGYPRSLIDTYGLRVGPRLGFAYDVFGNAKTAVRGGIGMFYNRPNMSDNYTLFSSQLPIVSNPTVYYSTIGSLLSSSGATFPQSVNGLDRTDKLPKVINYSFSVQQDIGFKTVVDVGYIGSLGRNLLWRRNLNPIPLGANFQAANADPSNPSTPLASAFLRPLKGYNDVLLSEPAGSSNYHSLQVTARRRFTQSVQFGLSWTWSKAMDYADFDTTGVSVQVPVRVWNYGLASFDRTHIFKLDWVWNLPKVPVQSRVARYALQDWQLSGITSFISGSPLGIGYATTNSLDITGSATQGARVVVLGDAVLPKGERTFARNFKTEMFARPAVGTVGNSATTQIRGPGVNNFDMSLFKDFPIRESMKLQFRAEAYNLFNHTQFSGLDTTARFDASGNQVNTNFGAFTAARGPRILQFALRFYF